TTGCACGCTCGCTTCATTATAatctataaattaatatttaaattctaagtAAAATACACGAGATTCATTTCTGTTTCGTATTTTATGATCGATCGAGAGTGACACGTTTAGTTCTTGAATTCATATCTCTAATTGATTCAGATCAATAGTAAAATCAAAGCTTTtgtatgtgagatctcacattggttggagagagaaacaaaatatttcttataagaattcgaatcgtgaggttgacggcgttGCGTAATGgactaaaatggacaatatttgttagtggtgacttgagttgttacaaatagtatcagagtctgACACTGTCATTTtatgggtggattgtgatatctcacgtttgtttgagagagaaacaaaatattgctaataagagtgtggaaatctctccttagcatatgcgttttaaaactgtgagactgattGTGATACGTAATAGActgaaacaaacaatatttgttaacgatggacttggattgttacaatgAAGTTCGTGTTTTTAacttaacataaataatttacgaCGTtttaaaatagacaatatcatattaaaataGAGATGACGATAATATCTACTCTATACCGGGCCCAAGAGCGTAGGTGGTGATTTGGCAGCCACAAACTTTCCTTTCGGTGATCTGTTCATATTATCGTAGCCCAAGCTGCCTACTCTAGACACATGAAAAAAGACAGCTAACCCTCCATCCCATCCTATGGTCATTCctcttaaattatatatttagttttaaaatttatataaataatttaattatttttaatttatcaaattaaatttttaaaaatattatattaaattttttttaatattgtgggggactaaaattaaaaaaaggtcaaatatGACAgactaaatattttataccaacaaaaaaaaaattcaaataatcacACGAAAATTGTGGGTAATTGCGGGCAATTTCCACGTCccatatataaattaatcattttaataatttatattcacCTCGAGCCAacacaaacaaaccaaaataaaatcagatttataatttatttaattatttattgtgtTCGATGTGGTCGGTTTGTAACTTGCGGGGATCCCCATGCCAAACCCAACCCCAGCCCCCACCCATCTGCACTTCGTTTTATGTATGCGGATTGGAATctaatcattaatatttaatttaatattttttattgaatttattataatgttttttttattaaaaattattcgatataattattataaaattaaatagagaatttcacggagataaaaacaaaatttcaattattttaatataaagtaattCATCCTTACTGTAACACATAGGTGTTACGAGGGTGAATGACGTGTATTGATGTGCCAcacttatttaattaattaattaattaattaattatcaaaGTCCACAAGGATGGGGCAGAATTGTGAATATACAAAAGTTTAGAGGCGCTTCTGAAAAAACAGCGaactttttcaatattataaatgttttCAGACATCATTTTCGGCTATAAATAAGTTGCAACCCCTCTGTAAACCACCCGCACACTCTTCCCCCACTTAACAAACACCCACACTTCTAAAGCAATCAAGAGAGAGAAGCTACTGAAGAGCTCTACCGCCGGTGATAATGGCCGCCGCCGACGACGACAATACATTACTCATCTCGAATCTCTACAGCCCTGGAGTTTATACCCAAATACTCCCCCAACAAGGTCCTTATCTCCATCCTTTATTAGTTTCTTCTTCGTGGTATTGGAGCTTTTTCAAAaatcgtgttttttttttcaggtgcGGCGGAGGGAAATAAGCCGACGAAGCGGAGGCGGCGGAGGAGCAAAGCGAAGGAGGCGGCTGGGGCGGCGGggttgaagaagaggaagctGAGTACAGAGCAAGTGAAACTTTTAGAGATGAATTTTGGGGATGAACACAAATTGGAATCGGAGAGGAAAGATCGGTTGGCTTCTGAATTGGGACTTGATCCACGACAAGTCGCCGTCTGGTTTCAGAACCGCCGTGCACGgtggaagaacaagaagctCGAAGAGGAATATTCCACTCTCAAAAAAGCTCATGATTCCATTATTCTCCAAAATTCCCACCTTGAATATGAggtaaataatattatattgtccactttaatcCTAAGCTCtcgtaattttatttaattttaatatatattgattAATGAGTTGTTTTTAGATGACCAAATTGAGCGAGCAATTGAGAGAGGCGAAGAACGAGATCCAACGGTTGGTAGAAGGAAGCGAGAAGATTTGGAGCAATAGCCCGACGTCATCGGAGACGATGGATGCCGTGCCGCCGCCGGCACCGTCGTGGGGAGAGCTGTTCTTGGGAGAATATGAAGATGTATTCTATTGCATGCAACAGCAACACGGCAATTACAGTCAAGGAATGGAGTGGCTTAATCTTTATatgtaaattaattaaccTAATTATGTTGACTAATTAGTGTTTAATTTGTACATTAGCGATACATTTAATGTAATCTACATTTTCCAGAACTAAttgtgttattattattatctctCCCCAATATTCTAAACAAAATCAGGAGATTAAGCATTGGGCTGTCTACTGTTAATGGGCCTTTGTTAAAGGCCCATTAGTTGGACAACCCaagatataaatttatttattttccctaatattttattatttacacgTTGTCACGTTTTATAGTTACAGTCACTACGAACGACATGTCGGGTGTCCACTCCCGGATTACGTGGGCCATACCGTACGGATTCTCCGATAAAACGTCCA
This sequence is a window from Cucurbita pepo subsp. pepo cultivar mu-cu-16 chromosome LG19, ASM280686v2, whole genome shotgun sequence. Protein-coding genes within it:
- the LOC111781935 gene encoding homeobox-leucine zipper protein ATHB-40-like is translated as MAAADDDNTLLISNLYSPGVYTQILPQQGAAEGNKPTKRRRRRSKAKEAAGAAGLKKRKLSTEQVKLLEMNFGDEHKLESERKDRLASELGLDPRQVAVWFQNRRARWKNKKLEEEYSTLKKAHDSIILQNSHLEYEMTKLSEQLREAKNEIQRLVEGSEKIWSNSPTSSETMDAVPPPAPSWGELFLGEYEDVFYCMQQQHGNYSQGMEWLNLYM